The following DNA comes from Micromonospora chokoriensis.
CTTCACCACCACGGGGATCTCCCGGGTGACGACCTGCTGGGCGCCCTTGCGGACTGTCGCCGTGAGCGTGGCTGTCGCGTCGGGCTGTCCCTGGGCGGGCCGGGTGATCCTGCCGGTCACCGCGACCTTGCGTGCGCTGGGGACGGCCGGCGGGGTGTCGACCTCGACGACCGACGGGTCCGAACTCGTCCAGGTGACGGTCGAGCCGGCCACGGAGCCCACCTTGGGCAGGACGAGGTCGCGTACGACAGCGCTGGTCCGGCCGAGGTCGAGGGCCGCGGCGTCGGCGCGTACGCCGTCGGAGACCGTCTGCTCCGCCAGGGCGAGCGTCTCGTCGAGGCTCACCGCCCGGTCGTACACGCGGAAGTCCCGGATCGTGCCGCGGAACGAGTAGTGGCCCGATGTCTGCGAGCGACCGAGGAAGTTGCAGTTGGTCCCCGCGGCGTTCACCGACGGTGCTGTGGTCAGGTTCGTCGACGTCGCGTGCAGCACACCGTCGAGGTAGACCCGGCCGGTCCAGCTCGTTCCGTCCGAGTTCAACGACTGGGTGTAGGTGACATGGGTCCACGCTCCCTCGAGCATGCGGACCCGGTTCTGCTGGATGTTCGTCGGGCCCACCGCGACGCGGAACCGCTGGGTGTTCGACGCGAAGATGGCGCCCTCGGCGCCGGTGTCGACGTCACACGAGCCGGACTTACGGCCGAAACCCCACATCTGGTGCTCGCCGACGTTCGCCGGGTCGACCCACACGTCGTAGTCCACGGTCAGGTTGGACATGCCGGCGGTGATGTCCTTCGGCAGCGCCACGTATGCGCCGTCGAGGGCGCTCTCGTAGGAGCCGGGGTTGAACCTGACCCCCTTGCCGGTCAAGGTCGCCTTCCCGGGGTTCACGAGCGTGGCGTTCGCCGCCGCGCCCGCGCTACCCGAGTTGACCAACGTCGTCCCACTGGTCTCGTCGAGGGCGAAATGGTGCACCAGGCCGTCGGTGAGCTGGTCATCGGCGGCGTACGAGGGCATCGGCGCGATCGAGACCGAGAGAAGCGCACCCAGTGCCAGGACCGCGACACCTCTACCCTTCCGACGTGGTCTGGGACGTGGTCTTGGCTGTCGCAGTCGCAATTGATCCTCCTTGACCGGGACGGACGTCACTCCAAACTGGACGGGCGTGTTAACGCTAACTACGGGGTGCGGCGAGGTCAACGCGGTGTGTCGCGGCCCAGTGGTGTGGTGTCACGATGACGTGTGACGTGGTGTCACTGTTCGTTCGCCGATGAGCGCCGAATAGCCGACCGGCGAGCCGAGGGCGCGACCGATGACCAGGAAGGGCCCTCTCATGACCGCGCCGGCGATCGAGAAGCCCGATTTCACTGGTTTGCGCGCTATGTACATCAACTGCACCCTGAACCGGTCCCGGGCCTAGCCACACCCAGGGGGTCATCGATCGCAGTGTGGCGATCATGGAGGCGAACGGGGCCCGCAGGCGGACGCGGGTTGGCTCGGCGAGGTCGGCCCCGGGCCGTCCTACCTCGACGAGGGCTCCGGCGGGCCGGAGAACGACATCACCATGCCGCACCGGACCCCGACCGCGCGGTCGCCGAGTTCCTCCGCACCACCTACGAGGCCGCCGCCGGCCTCGGGAACTGGGACCGCTCCGCGCTGGAGGACGACCCCCTCCGGTGGCACCGTGCCAATACTCCGGGAGGCCGGCACTCGTGAAACAGGCGCGCTGAGTGGACGCCCGTCGAGGCGCTCACGGCATGGTGAAGTCGGCGAAATCGAAGCCCGGACTCACCGCGCCGAGGCGTGACCGCTCACGCCTCGGCTCGACGTCAGGTCGTCACGCGTCGGGTCCGGTCTCCGGTCCAGGCCGCGTCGAGGATCGCGGTCAGGCTGGCGGTGTCGGTCGGGCCCGGATGGTTCTGGATCAGGCGGGTGACGCCACTGGCCATCTCCGCGAAGCGCGGAAGGTCGGCGCGTGCCACGCCGATGTCCGCCAGGGTGGGAGGGATGCCGATGTCGGCGAGGAGCCCGTCGAGCCAGGTGAGGAACGTGTCCGCGGCCTCGGCATCCGAGGCGCCGGCCACGTCGAGCCCGCACGCCCCGGCAAGGACGGCCAACCGGTCGCCGATGGCGTCTCTGGCCGCGTCCAGCGCGTAGGGCAGGAGCAACCCGACGCCCAGGCCGTGCGGCGTGTGGGTGGCCGCGCCGATGGGGTACTGGAGAGCGTGCGGGGCCGCGTTGCCCGCATGGGAGAAGGCGAGCCCGGCGAGCATGGAGCCGTAGGACATGTCCGCCCGGGCGTCCGTGTCGCCTCCGTTCCGGACCGCACGACGCAGGCTGCGGGCGATCCGCTCCGCGGCCAGGAGCGCGTAGTGGTCGGTGATCGGGTTGCGGCCGAGGAACACCTGCTCCACCGGGTCGCGCGGGCCGTGCGGCCGGGCTCGCGCGGTGTAGCTCTCCACCGCGTGGCAGAACGCGTCGATGCCGGAGTGGGCGGTGACCGTCGCCGGGCAGGTGTACGTGAGTTCGGGGTCGACGATCGCGAAGTCCGGCACGATGTGGACGCTGGACACCCCCACCTTCAGCTCGCGGTCCGGGTCGGTCAACACCGACACAGGTGTGAGCTCGGAGCCGGTGCCGGACGTCGTCGGGACCGCGACCAGCGGAATCGTGGGCCCCGGCACCTTCGACTCGCCGTAGTAGTCGCGCGGTGTTCCGCCGTGCCGCCGGATGACACCGACGATCTTGGCGAGGTCGATCACCGTGCCACCCCCGACGGCGAGGATGACGTCGGCGTCCACCTCGGCGGCGGCCGAGACGGCCAGGCTGACATCGGTGAGCGGCACGTCCGAGGTCGCGTCGGAGAACACCTCGACGGCCTCGACCCTCTCCCGCACGGCGGCCACGATCTCGGCCACGCCCGGTTGCCCCAGGAGGACCCGGTCGGTCACGACGAGGACCCGCGAACCACTCTCGGCCACCACTCGCGGGATGTTCTGCGCGACCCCTTCGCCCACAATCAGCTGGCGTGGTCCGCGGACGGTCTCAAGCATGTCGGTGCCTCTTTCGGAACGTCGGCGGTGATGTGCTGGGCGGACGCCCGGAGCAGCAGGCCGGTCACGGCAGGTCGATCGCCGCGTAGGTGAGGTTGAGGTATTCGAGGATGCCCTCGTGCGAGCCCTCCTTACCGATGCCGGACTGCTTCACGCCTCCGAACGGGGCGGACGGGTCCGAGATGAGACCACGGTTGATGCCGACCATCCCCGTCTCGAGCCCTTCGGCGAACCGGAGCGCCCGCTGGAGGTCACGGGTGAAGACGTACCCGACCAGGCCGTGCTCGGTGTCGTTGGCCTTCGCGATCACCTCGTCGTCGGACGTGAACGAGATGATCGGCGCCACCGGCCCGAAGATCTCCGTCTCCAGCATCCGCGCGTCCTCGGGTACGTCGACGAGGACGGTCGGCGGGTAGAAGTGGCCCGGCCCCTCCGGACGCTCGCCCCCCACCAGGACCCGGGCGCCGCGATCGACAGCGTCGGCGACCAGCTCGGCGATCGCGGTGACCGAGGCGTCGTCGATCAACGCCCCGACCTCCACGCCGTCGTCGAGACCATGGCCCACCGACAGGGCGGCCATCCGCTCGGCGAACCGCGCCGTGAACTCCTCCCGCACCGGCTCCTCGACGTAGATCCGGTTGGCCGCGATGCAGGACTCCCCGATGTTGCGCATCTTGGCCACC
Coding sequences within:
- a CDS encoding DUF5996 family protein, with protein sequence MWRSWRRTGPAGGRGLARRGRPRAVLPRRGLRRAGERHHHAAPDPDRAVAEFLRTTYEAAAGLGNWDRSALEDDPLRWHRANTPGGRHS
- a CDS encoding iron-containing alcohol dehydrogenase; this translates as MLETVRGPRQLIVGEGVAQNIPRVVAESGSRVLVVTDRVLLGQPGVAEIVAAVRERVEAVEVFSDATSDVPLTDVSLAVSAAAEVDADVILAVGGGTVIDLAKIVGVIRRHGGTPRDYYGESKVPGPTIPLVAVPTTSGTGSELTPVSVLTDPDRELKVGVSSVHIVPDFAIVDPELTYTCPATVTAHSGIDAFCHAVESYTARARPHGPRDPVEQVFLGRNPITDHYALLAAERIARSLRRAVRNGGDTDARADMSYGSMLAGLAFSHAGNAAPHALQYPIGAATHTPHGLGVGLLLPYALDAARDAIGDRLAVLAGACGLDVAGASDAEAADTFLTWLDGLLADIGIPPTLADIGVARADLPRFAEMASGVTRLIQNHPGPTDTASLTAILDAAWTGDRTRRVTT